The Acidithiobacillus thiooxidans ATCC 19377 DNA window AACCCACGGTGGCGAACTGGCCTCGCTGATTGGTAGGTTTTATGCCATGGATCGGGATCATCGCTGGGATCGGGTACAACAGGCTTATGATTTGCTTACTCTTGGCAAAGGTACCCACTATGCCACGGGTCAGGAGGCGCTGGCCGCCGCTTATGCCCGGGGCGAAAGTGATGAATTTGTTGCCCCCTCACAAATCGGCGGCACACCCATCTGTATTAAGGATCATGACGCCGTCCTGTTCATGAACTTTCGTTCTGATCGCGCCCGGCAGATTACCCGCCCCTTCATTGAGCCCGACTTCGACGGCTTTCCCCGTCAGGCCACGCCCAAACTCGCAGATTTTGTGACACTCACTGAATATAGTGAACATTTTGACGTCCATGTGGCTTTTCCTCCGACCCGGCTCAAAAACACCTTCGGGGAATGGCTTGCCCAACACGGATTACATCAGTTACGCATTGCCGAAACAGAAAAATACGCGCATGTAACCTTCTTTCTGAATGGTGGCGACGAAACCGTTTATCCTGGCGAAGACCGGATTTTGATTCCTTCTCCCAAGGTCACCACCTACGATCTGCAGCCGGAAATGAGTGTGAACGCTCTGACGGATGCGCTGGTAGAGCAGGTGGAAAGTCGCCGATATGATGCCATCATCTGCAATATTGCCAACCCCGATATGGTTGGTCACAGCGGCAAACTCAGTGCCGCCATTGCGGCAGTAGAGGCCGTCGATCAAAGCCTCGGACGTATTGTCAGCGCCGTACGTAATGTCGGTGGAGAAGTTCTGATTACCGCAGACCATGGGAATGTTGAGCAGATGCTGGATACCGAAAGTGGTCAGGCACACACTTCGCATACCTGCAACCCGGTCCCCCTGTTGTATATTGGACGTCCTGCCGAGCTATTGTCGGGCGGTGCTCTGGAAGATCTGGCGCCAACGCTTCTGCATCTTATGGGTTTGCCCAAACCACCGGAAATGGGCGGAAAAAATCTGGTGCAGACTGCCTAAATGACCTCGAGGATTTTGCTCCGTTCGGTTACTCTGCTGATACTGACCGGATTACTCCCACTGGGAGCAGATGCCAGTTCGCTTCAGGAAAAAATCCAAAACAGTCGCGAAAAACTGGAGCATCTCCACGAGAATCTGGGGCAAATTCAGGCCCATCTGAACGCCGGTCAAAAAACCCAGGCGGAGCTGCGCGACGAAATCAAAACGCTTGATCTAAAAATTGCGACGACCCGAAAAAAGCTGGCTGACATTCAGGCGCAACAACAACAAACCCAATTAAAACTGAATGAACTGAAACAAAAAATAACGGCATTGCAGGCAGAGTTGGTCCAGCAGAAAGAAATTCTGGGTAAACAATTGCGGGGGGCTTACATGCTCGGTGGGACAACCCCCCTCGCGGTCTGGCTACAAACCGAAAAGCCCGGAGAATTGGGACGGATGAGTGTTTATTACGCTTCCCTGGCCAAAGCCCGCAGCACGCTCATTGTAAAAACCCAAAATACGGCGGCACAAATCGTTCAGACACAACACCAGGTAGAGCTGAGAGAAGCGGGATTAGTGAAACTCGCCACGCAAATCCAGGCCCAGGAAAATACCCTGAACCAGCAGCGTCAGCAACATGCCACTCTCGAAAATCAGCTGACCGACCGGATCGCCAAAGACAAGGCCAAAATTGCCGAATTACAGGCTAACGCCAATATTCTTAATGGCTTGGTGAGTCGCCTGGTGGTTCAGTTCCGACACCAGGAGGCTGTTGCCGAAGCAGCGCGACGCAAGGCAGCGGCCGAAGCGGCGGCGCGTGCGGCAGCGCAAGCACGCGCCGCCGCCGAGGCAAGAGCTGCCCAACAACGCCGCCTGGCTGCGGAAAAGCGTGCCGAACAACGCGCTGCAGCCGTGCAAAAAGCCGAGGAACAACAGCGTGCGGAACAAGTCCAACGTGCTGCCGAAAATGCTGCACCTCCGACGACCGAAGTTCATCCGCCGCACATTACCACGGTTCCCCAGAAACCTGTTCCGGCAGCGGTCTCACCCTCGACACCTCCGCCGCCAGCACCTCGGCCTGCTCCCAGCCCGAGCATCAGCCCGCCCAGCACCCCGATCATCGGCCATGGCCGTTATCCGGCACCCGTTAACGGTCCCATTACCGCACGCTATGGCAGTCCGCGCGTAACCGGCGGTCTCGACTGGCAGGGTATTACTTTTCAGGCGGCACAAGGAACACCGGTTCGCGCCATTGCTCCCGGCATGGTACTTTATGCTGGCCCGCTCAGAGGTTACGGACAAATTGTGATTGTCCAGATTGGTCATAGCCTGCTCAGCATCTATGGACATCTGGGTTCCACCGATGCCCATGTCGGTGAACAAATCGCTGCAGGG harbors:
- the gpmI gene encoding 2,3-bisphosphoglycerate-independent phosphoglycerate mutase; translation: MAHTPRPVLLLILDGWGYREDPENNAIALAHTPNWDGWWRSHPHNLLNASGASVGLPGGQMGNSEVGHINIGAGRVVYQEYERINRGIMDASFYKNSALCAAVDTAKAQGGAVHILGLLSAGGVHSHEEHLFAALRLARSRGAERVYVHAFLDGRDTLPRCAENSLEKLSAELKTHGGELASLIGRFYAMDRDHRWDRVQQAYDLLTLGKGTHYATGQEALAAAYARGESDEFVAPSQIGGTPICIKDHDAVLFMNFRSDRARQITRPFIEPDFDGFPRQATPKLADFVTLTEYSEHFDVHVAFPPTRLKNTFGEWLAQHGLHQLRIAETEKYAHVTFFLNGGDETVYPGEDRILIPSPKVTTYDLQPEMSVNALTDALVEQVESRRYDAIICNIANPDMVGHSGKLSAAIAAVEAVDQSLGRIVSAVRNVGGEVLITADHGNVEQMLDTESGQAHTSHTCNPVPLLYIGRPAELLSGGALEDLAPTLLHLMGLPKPPEMGGKNLVQTA
- a CDS encoding murein hydrolase activator EnvC family protein, producing the protein MTSRILLRSVTLLILTGLLPLGADASSLQEKIQNSREKLEHLHENLGQIQAHLNAGQKTQAELRDEIKTLDLKIATTRKKLADIQAQQQQTQLKLNELKQKITALQAELVQQKEILGKQLRGAYMLGGTTPLAVWLQTEKPGELGRMSVYYASLAKARSTLIVKTQNTAAQIVQTQHQVELREAGLVKLATQIQAQENTLNQQRQQHATLENQLTDRIAKDKAKIAELQANANILNGLVSRLVVQFRHQEAVAEAARRKAAAEAAARAAAQARAAAEARAAQQRRLAAEKRAEQRAAAVQKAEEQQRAEQVQRAAENAAPPTTEVHPPHITTVPQKPVPAAVSPSTPPPPAPRPAPSPSISPPSTPIIGHGRYPAPVNGPITARYGSPRVTGGLDWQGITFQAAQGTPVRAIAPGMVLYAGPLRGYGQIVIVQIGHSLLSIYGHLGSTDAHVGEQIAAGHQVGTVGSGGELGNDGLYFEIRNAGHPVNPLDYIHN